In Streptomyces paludis, the genomic stretch CTCGCGCGATCCCTCGCGCAGGACCAGCGCGTGGCCGGGCGGGACGCGTTTGACGCCCTCGTACGGGGTGGAGTCGCGCAGCGCCTCCGGTGTCTCCGGGCAGGCGAGGAGCGCGGCCAGGTGCCCGATGTCGAGCTGGGCCTCGATGAGGTCGGCGAGCGGCAGCGCGGCGGTGGCGTACGCCGTGCCGTTGGCCCACGGGGTGTGGAAGACGGGCCGCGCGCCGGCCAGGTCACCGGCGACGGTGATCCGGCGGCCGATCTGCGCGACGGCGGTGTAACTGCCGGGCCAGGCGGTGAGATGGCGCAGCGCGCCGCCGCGCGCGGCGAACAGGCCGACGCGCAGCTCCTCGTCGCTGGCGCCGCAGCAGCCGAGCACGGCGAGCCGGGTGAAGGGGTCGACGGTGACGACTCTCACCTCGTCGGGCCGCCAGTCGCCGACGGCCCAGAGCGGATCGGGGTCGCCCCACAGGAGCTGGGAGCCGACGGGGTGCACGCTGCCACTGTCGGAGTCACCGGCCGGGCCGACGGCCCCCGCCGTGCCGAAGCGCGCGGCGATACTGCTCCATCCCACCAACCAGCGCATCGCCGCCTCCACAGCCCGTGGACCATTCCGACCCCGGGCCAGGAGTGCAGAAGTACCGGAGTCCGGGGAGTAATCGGAGTACGCGCAGGAGTACGAGCAGCACCCGAGTACCGGTCCGGACGACCGGTCCGACCAGCCGTCGCCGGACCCGTTCGGGAACATGCTGCCACGACAACGGCGCATACGACGGCCCTCGGAAGCACGGGCAGGAACGCGAATGCGCCCCTGGCATTCGCCATATGGCGGAGAAACGGCCCTCGGCACATAGGCAGCATTCAGCCAATCTCCGTGCACGGTAAGGCGCTTGGGCACGGCCGACCGCCCCCCGTACGGCCGCCGCACGTTCAGCCCGGGAGGCGTTTCCCGCCTCCCGGACCGACTCCACCGCCCGCGGGGATGGGGCGGCGGGATCCCCCAGCCCACTGGTTTCCAGTACGCAATGGGCCGACCCACGCAGGTCTTATGGAAGCCCCGGCGTTCCTTCCCGGCCAAGAGCGCACAGCCGGGCGCACAGCCGCGCACCGGGAGCACGAGGCCCCGCCGGGGGGCCGGTTGGGCCTTCGCCGCACGGACAACAATCCCGCCATCCGGAAGTCCGCCCCTTAACGGCCCGGATGTGGCGAACTACGCTGGGTTTACGAATGCCGCGCGCCTATGCCGCGACGCGGCGGCCGTCTGTGTCGAGGGGTGGCGCATGTCCAGGGAGCAACGAGGGCCGAACGAAAAGCTCGGAACCGTTCTCGCCCTCGCGGGAATCAGCAACGCCGGCCTCGCCCGGCGGGTCAACGACCTCGGGGCCCAGCGCGGTCTGACACTTCGCTACGACAAGACCTCCGTGGCGAGATGGGTGTCGAAGGGGATGGTGCCGCAGGGTGCGGCGCCTCATCTGATCGCCGCGGCCATAGGGGCCAAACTGGGACGTCCTGTCCCACTCCATGAGATCGGCCTCGCGGACGCGGATCCGGCGCCCGAGGTCGGGCTGGCCTTCCCGCGCGATGTGGGGGAGGCGGTGCGCGCGGCGACGGAGCTGTACCGGCTCGATCTGGCGGGCCGCCGCGCGGGCAGCGGCGGCATCTGGCAGTCGCTGGCCGGATCCTTCGCAGTGAGCGCTTACGCGACGCCCGCCTCGCGCTGGCTGATAACGCCCGCCGACTCCTCCGTCGCGCGTGACGCGTCGGTGGCGGAGGCGGCGCAGGGAGCGCACGGCGCGGGGAGCGGCTCGGGGAACAGCGCCGGGAACGGCTCGGGGAACAGCGCGTCGAGAGAAGGCTCCGGGAACGGCCCGGACGCCAAAGAAGCCAAAGAAGCCAAAGAAACCAAAGAAACCAAAGAAGCGGCGAAGGACGCCGGCGAGACGTCCCCGCTCCGCGTCGGCCACAGCGACGTGGCCAAACTCCGCGAGGCGGCCTCCGACGCCCGGCGCTGGGACTCCAAGTACGGCGGCGGCGACTGGCGTTCGTCGATGGTCCCGGAGTGTCTGCGGGTCGACGCGGCGCCGCTGCTGCTCGGCGCGTACAGCGACGAGGTCGGCCGGGGCCTCTTCGGGGCCACCGCCGAACTGACCCGGCTGGCCGGCTGGATGGCCTTCGACACCGGGCAGCAGGAGGCCGCCCAGCGCTACTACATCCAGGCGCTGCGCCTGGCGCGCGCGGCGGCCGACGTACCGCTCGGCGGCTATGTGCTGGCCTCCATGTCGCTCCAGGCGACCTACCGCGGCTTCGCCGACGAGGGCGTCGATCTCGCCCAGGCGGCGCTGGAACGCAACCGCGGTCTGGCCACCGCCCGCACGATGAGCTTCTTCCGGCTGGTGGAGGCGCGCGCGCACGCCAAGGCGGGCGACGCGGCGGCGGCCGGGGCATCGCTCAAGGCGGCGGAGGGGTGGCTGGAGCGGTCCCGCGAGGGCGACGCCGATCCGGCCTGGCTGGGGTTCTACTCGTACGACCGGTTCGCCGCCGACGCCGCCGAGTGCTACCGGGATCTCAAGGCACCACGCCAGGTACGCCGGTTCACGGAGCAGGCGCTCTCCCGGCCGACCGAGGAGTTCGTACGCTCGCACGGGCTGCGGCTGGTCGTCAGCGCGGTCGCCGAGCTGGAGTCGGGCAATCTCGACGCGGCGTGCGCGGCCGGCACCCGGGCGGTGGAGGTCGCGGGCCGTATCTCGTCGGCGCGTACGACCGAGTACGTACGGGACCTGCTGCACCGGCTGGAGCCGTACGGGGACGAACCGCGCGTCGTCGAGCTGCGGGAGCGCGCGCGCCCGCTGCTGGTGGCGCCCGCCTGACCCGCCCGCCCCGCCCGGCCGGCGGCTCCCGGATCCGGGCATACCGACGCGTACGGCATATGCCTCCGGCCGTGCACAGCGGTATGCCCGCTCGATCGCTTCTCGTGGTTTAAGCACGTCATCCGCGGGCCAGTGCACTATCGGGGTGGGGAGGTGAGCCCGATGGCAGCCGGCGGCGGACAGAAGGCGCGCGGCACACGCGCTTCGCGCATCGCACGCGCGGGATTCACGCGCGCGGGGTTCGACTGCGACGTGCTCGTGATCGGCGGCGGGATCGTCGGGCTGTCGACGGCGTACGCGCTCACCCGCGCCGCCCCCGGCACCCGCGTCGTCGTGCTGGAGAAGGAGCCGGGCCCGGCCCGCCACCAGACGGGCCGCAACAGCGGAGTGATCCACAGCGGCATCTACTACCGCCCCGGCTCGCTCAAGGCGCGCTACGCGACCGCCGGCTCCGCCGAGACGGCGAAGTTCTGCGCGGAGCACGGCATCGCCCACCGGATCAGCGGCAAGCTGATCGTCGCGACCCGGCGCGACGAGCTGCCCCGGCTGCACGCCCTGGTCCAGCGCGGCCGGGAGAACGGCATCCCGGTGCGCGAGCTGGGACCGGCGCAGATCAGCGAGTACGAGCCGCGGGTGCGCGGCCTGGCGGCGATCCGGGTCTCCACGACCGGCGTGTGCGACTTCACGGCGGTCGCGCGCCGGCTCGCGGAGGCGGCGGGGGCCGCGGGCGCCTCCGTACGGTACGGGGCCGAGGTCACGGCGGTGGACCGGCGGGCGTGGGGCGTCGCGGTCCGTACGGCGGCCGGGGAGACCGTCCGGGCGCGGGCGCTGGTGAACTGCGCGGGGCTGTACGCGGACCGGGTGGCGCTGCTGGCGGGCGACGACCCCGGGATGCGGATCGTCCCCTTCCGCGGCAAGTACTACGAGCTGGCCCGGCCGGAGCTGGTGCGGGGGCTGGTCTATCCCGTGCCCGACCCGGCGTTCCCGTTCCTGGGCGTGCATCTGACCCGGTCCGTGGACGGCTCCGTGCACGTCGGGCCGAACGCGGTCCCGGCGGCGGCCCGCGAGGGCTACACCTGGTCGGCCGTACGCCCCGCCGAGCTGGCCGCGACGCTGGCCTGGCCCGGCTCCTGGCGCATCGCCGCCCGGCACTGGCGGTACGGCGCGGGCGAGCTGCGCCGGTCGCTGTCGAAGCACGCCTTCGCGACGGCCGTACGGCGGCTGCTGCCGGCGGTGACGGACGCGGACCTGCGGCCGGCGGCGGCCGGCGTACGGGCCCAGGCGGTGCTGCGGGACGGGACGCTGGTGGACGACTTCCTGATCCGGCGGGCACCCCGGACGGTCCATGTGCTGAACGCGCCGTCCCCGGCGGCCACGGCGTCGCTGCCGATCGGGCGGGAGGTGGCGGGACGGGCGCTGGCGGTGCTGGCGGAGGACGAGGGGAACGTGGTCCGCGCGGGCGCTCCGTAGAATTGGCTCGGGCCGAGCCCGTGGCGGGCCGGCACCGAGCCCACCACTGCCCGCGGCAGACCACCCCCGAACCGACCCAGCAGACCGGACCGAACCACATGACCGACACCCCCGCTCAGCGCGCCCTCGCGCACCCCATGAGCCGGATGTTCCCCGACGGCACCGGCCCGGCGGCCGACCCGGCCGGCTCGCACTTCGAGCGCCGCATCCGCAGCTTCCAGCCGCGCCGGAGCCGGGTGACCACCGGCCAG encodes the following:
- a CDS encoding sporulation protein; this translates as MSREQRGPNEKLGTVLALAGISNAGLARRVNDLGAQRGLTLRYDKTSVARWVSKGMVPQGAAPHLIAAAIGAKLGRPVPLHEIGLADADPAPEVGLAFPRDVGEAVRAATELYRLDLAGRRAGSGGIWQSLAGSFAVSAYATPASRWLITPADSSVARDASVAEAAQGAHGAGSGSGNSAGNGSGNSASREGSGNGPDAKEAKEAKETKETKEAAKDAGETSPLRVGHSDVAKLREAASDARRWDSKYGGGDWRSSMVPECLRVDAAPLLLGAYSDEVGRGLFGATAELTRLAGWMAFDTGQQEAAQRYYIQALRLARAAADVPLGGYVLASMSLQATYRGFADEGVDLAQAALERNRGLATARTMSFFRLVEARAHAKAGDAAAAGASLKAAEGWLERSREGDADPAWLGFYSYDRFAADAAECYRDLKAPRQVRRFTEQALSRPTEEFVRSHGLRLVVSAVAELESGNLDAACAAGTRAVEVAGRISSARTTEYVRDLLHRLEPYGDEPRVVELRERARPLLVAPA
- the lhgO gene encoding L-2-hydroxyglutarate oxidase, whose amino-acid sequence is MAAGGGQKARGTRASRIARAGFTRAGFDCDVLVIGGGIVGLSTAYALTRAAPGTRVVVLEKEPGPARHQTGRNSGVIHSGIYYRPGSLKARYATAGSAETAKFCAEHGIAHRISGKLIVATRRDELPRLHALVQRGRENGIPVRELGPAQISEYEPRVRGLAAIRVSTTGVCDFTAVARRLAEAAGAAGASVRYGAEVTAVDRRAWGVAVRTAAGETVRARALVNCAGLYADRVALLAGDDPGMRIVPFRGKYYELARPELVRGLVYPVPDPAFPFLGVHLTRSVDGSVHVGPNAVPAAAREGYTWSAVRPAELAATLAWPGSWRIAARHWRYGAGELRRSLSKHAFATAVRRLLPAVTDADLRPAAAGVRAQAVLRDGTLVDDFLIRRAPRTVHVLNAPSPAATASLPIGREVAGRALAVLAEDEGNVVRAGAP